The Tepidisphaeraceae bacterium genomic sequence CATGGCCTTCTACCTGAAGATGGAGAAGGACGGCCAAAGCCTCTACCCGCGCCTGTTCGAGGCGATGAACGACCCCAAGGTCTACAACACCAACAAGGTGCGCTTCGAGATGATGAAGATGCTCGGCCACTTCGTCACCGAAAGCTCGGAGCACAACGCCGAGTACAGCGCCCACTTCATCCCGCATGGCAAGGACGTGATTCAGAAGTACGACGTGCCGATCGACGAGTACCTGCGCCGCTGCGACGGCATCGTCGACGAGTTCGAGCGCATGAAGACGTTCAGCAAGAGCGACGAGCCGATGAACGTGCACCGCAGCCACGAGTACGGCAGCACGATCATCCACAGCATCGTCACCAACACGCCCAGCGTGGTCTACGGCAATATGCCCAACAACGGCGCGATCTCGAACTTGCCGCGCAACGCGATCGCGGAAGTGCCGACGCTCGTCGACCGCAGCGGTCTGCAGTTCACCACGGTGGGCGAGCTGCCGCCGCAATTGGTGGCGTACATGAACCCGCACGTCACGCAGCACGAGCTGTTCATCCGCGCCGCGCTGGAGGGCCGCCGCGATTACATCTACCAGGCGGCGATGTTCGACCCGCTGACGGCGGCCACCATGCCGATGGACAAGATCCGCGAGCTGTGCGACGAACTGATCGCCGCCCACGGCTTCGAAAAAAACGGCGGCTTCCTGCCGGAACTGGACACCGTGAAGACGCTGGTGCCGACCAGCGGCCAGTCGTTCGGCAAGGTGGACCCCAAAGTGCTGCGCAAGAGCTGGGACGACACGCAGGCCAAGGCAGGTCAGGATTACATCACCGATTGGCACGTCATCGGCCCGTTCAAGGGAACCGAGAAGGGCAAGGTCAACCTCGACGTGAAGACGCCGTTCGAGGACGACTTCACCAAGCAACCGGATGCCGCGATCGACCTGAAGGCGGCCTACAAGATCGGCGACGCGTCGCTGAAGTGGAAGCCGGTGCAAGCATCTACCAAGAACGGGTTGGTCGACTTGGCCCGGGCGCTGGGCGCGACCGATTACTGCGTCGCCTATGCGGTGGCCGAGGTCGAGTCGATCCACGCCCGCGAGACCGTGCTTCGCTGCGGCAGCGACGACGGCATCATGATCTGGCTGAACGGCAAAGTCGTGCATTCGATGGAGGCCATGCGCGGCTACAGCCCCAACTCCGACGAGGCCCCGATCTACCTCAAGGCCGGCGTCAACCGGATCGTGGTGAAGATCACCAACCTCACCGCCGGCTGGGGCTTCGGCGTCGCGGTGCCGAAGGCGAACTTCTAGGCAGGCCGCACGCGCCTTGCCTGGTCCCTCTCCCGGTATTCCGGGAGAGGTTAGGTGAGGGTGATTTGGAACGACGAGCGATCGTCGATCTTGCATGTTCCATCATGAGTTGTGGATATCAATTCACGGCTCGCATCGATTTCCGTACAGACTTGGTCGCTCACGATCCCGAATCACCTCACCCAGCCTCTCCCGGAGTACCGGGAGAGGGGCCGGAGGATGATCGTCGTACGTGATCTCCCATCCGTGTCCGTCGCCCATTTATGGGCGCTTTCCTCAACTTACGCTGGCCCCTCGGTTACAATCGACGTCCCATGAATTTGCGTGACAAGATCGATAACAATACGGCCGTCGTTGGGGTGATCGGGTTGGGGTACGTGGGCCTGCCGTTGCTGGCGGCGTTCTGCAAGGGAGGCTTTCCGG encodes the following:
- a CDS encoding alpha-glucosidase/alpha-galactosidase, with the protein product MIKVAMIGAGSVVFSKNLTGDILGFPEFKDATFSYMDIDEERLQVGADLCRKVGKALGANPKIEATTDRRKALEGADFVINMVQIGGFDSTLVDFEIPRKYGLNFTIADTTGPGGFFRALRTFPMLKGLVTDMMAVCPKATLLNYSNPMSMNMQTITRTSDIRAVGLCHSVQGTYNQLMGYINEKPEDTNFICAGINHMAFYLKMEKDGQSLYPRLFEAMNDPKVYNTNKVRFEMMKMLGHFVTESSEHNAEYSAHFIPHGKDVIQKYDVPIDEYLRRCDGIVDEFERMKTFSKSDEPMNVHRSHEYGSTIIHSIVTNTPSVVYGNMPNNGAISNLPRNAIAEVPTLVDRSGLQFTTVGELPPQLVAYMNPHVTQHELFIRAALEGRRDYIYQAAMFDPLTAATMPMDKIRELCDELIAAHGFEKNGGFLPELDTVKTLVPTSGQSFGKVDPKVLRKSWDDTQAKAGQDYITDWHVIGPFKGTEKGKVNLDVKTPFEDDFTKQPDAAIDLKAAYKIGDASLKWKPVQASTKNGLVDLARALGATDYCVAYAVAEVESIHARETVLRCGSDDGIMIWLNGKVVHSMEAMRGYSPNSDEAPIYLKAGVNRIVVKITNLTAGWGFGVAVPKANF